In Chryseobacterium oranimense, a single window of DNA contains:
- a CDS encoding histone H1 has protein sequence MKELIEKINAEFEAFATEANQQAEKGNKAAGTRARKSALELSKLFKEFRKVSVEEAKK, from the coding sequence ATGAAAGAACTAATTGAAAAAATCAACGCTGAATTCGAAGCGTTCGCAACTGAGGCTAACCAACAAGCAGAAAAAGGAAACAAAGCTGCAGGTACAAGAGCTCGTAAATCAGCTTTGGAACTTAGCAAACTGTTCAAAGAATTCAGAAAAGTTTCTGTAGAAGAAGCTAAAAAATAA